The following proteins are encoded in a genomic region of Acidobacteriota bacterium:
- a CDS encoding alkaline phosphatase, whose amino-acid sequence MSRLPRNDDRGPGALRVTLPCLLVALALAVSFAGAAERKNFIFMVGDGMGFDAVAHAHFHRFGMHPADEDHRLTFEKWKVTGYLYTQAGSSLVTDSAAAASALYTGKKHRRGALCVDDRNVPIPSLFELAHRAGYSVGVVTSVPITDATPAATFAHVPHREEFPDIYRQLLASRYEVFLGAGANGDMQYLPKDFEKLAQEAGYHLARDAGDLKRAAKLPLLGVFGDVTLPYEYDRLANPSDAPRLADLVEKALQLLESDTDGFVLLVEGGAIDWAAHAGNLKREIHEVLGFEAAVKVVEKWVEKNSSWDETLVVVTADHETGELTVRNPEDSAQVEFRRETSRIRPGEYSGASYGSSEHSAGVVPLYARGRNSGSFAGVHDNTGLFGFICDLLGLQTEK is encoded by the coding sequence ATGAGCCGTCTTCCTCGAAACGACGACCGGGGCCCCGGGGCTCTGCGCGTCACCCTCCCCTGCCTGCTGGTCGCCCTGGCCCTGGCCGTCTCTTTCGCCGGCGCTGCGGAACGGAAGAACTTCATCTTCATGGTCGGTGACGGGATGGGGTTCGATGCCGTGGCCCACGCGCACTTCCATCGCTTCGGCATGCACCCGGCGGACGAGGACCATCGCCTGACCTTCGAGAAGTGGAAGGTGACGGGGTATCTCTACACCCAAGCCGGCTCCAGCCTCGTGACGGACTCCGCCGCCGCCGCCAGCGCGCTCTACACCGGCAAGAAACACCGGCGGGGCGCCCTCTGCGTCGACGACCGGAACGTCCCCATCCCTTCCCTGTTCGAACTGGCGCACCGGGCGGGTTACAGTGTCGGCGTCGTGACGTCCGTGCCCATCACCGACGCCACCCCTGCCGCCACCTTCGCCCACGTGCCCCACCGCGAGGAGTTCCCCGACATCTACCGCCAGCTCCTCGCCTCGCGGTACGAGGTCTTCCTCGGGGCCGGGGCGAACGGCGACATGCAGTATCTGCCGAAAGATTTCGAGAAGCTCGCCCAGGAGGCGGGCTACCACCTCGCCCGGGACGCCGGCGATCTGAAACGGGCCGCAAAGCTCCCCCTGCTCGGCGTCTTCGGCGACGTGACCCTCCCTTACGAGTACGACCGCCTGGCAAACCCCTCGGACGCGCCCCGACTGGCGGACCTGGTCGAAAAAGCCCTCCAGTTGCTCGAATCGGACACGGACGGGTTCGTCCTCCTCGTCGAGGGGGGCGCCATCGACTGGGCGGCCCACGCCGGGAACCTGAAGCGGGAAATCCACGAGGTGCTGGGCTTTGAAGCCGCGGTGAAGGTGGTGGAGAAGTGGGTGGAAAAGAACAGTTCGTGGGACGAGACCCTCGTGGTGGTCACCGCGGACCACGAGACCGGGGAGCTGACGGTCCGCAATCCCGAAGACTCCGCCCAGGTGGAATTTCGGCGGGAGACCAGCCGGATCCGCCCGGGCGAGTACTCGGGCGCGTCCTACGGGTCCTCGGAGCACTCCGCGGGGGTCGTGCCCCTGTACGCGAGGGGACGCAACAGCGGGTCCTTCGCCGGTGTCCACGACAACACCGGGCTCTTCGGCTTCATCTGCGACCTGCTGGGCCTCCAGACGGAAAAGTGA
- a CDS encoding histidine--tRNA ligase, whose translation MITCIKGTRDILPAEIPLWHFVEETCTRAFHRYGFEEIRLPIIEVTELFARGIGDATDIVEKEMYTFEDRNGLSITLRPEGTASVARAYIQHRMDREAHLHKLYYLGPMFRYERPQKGRYRQFYQIGAEVLGSRSPAVEAETLDMLDHILQELGIPDTRIWVNSIGCPDCRPGFLERLKAEASRVAGSLCEDCRRRIDTNPLRVLDCKVPACQEPVDGLPRIGDFLCEGCREHHVRFKAHLDALGLGYTENPRMVRGLDYYVRTTFEITCGSLGAQNSLLGGGRYDNLVEQLDGPPTHGFGFALGLDRFVLSLPEALKGELARRPAVYLAPLGDSAFEQALKLSAGLRRQGFTVALDFEPRSLKSHMRLSDRLGAAFAAILGENELARGVVALKRMSDGTQSEVAWDALADALRAADPHSQL comes from the coding sequence GTGATCACATGCATCAAGGGAACGCGAGACATCCTGCCTGCCGAGATCCCGCTCTGGCATTTCGTGGAAGAAACCTGCACCCGCGCCTTCCACCGGTACGGTTTCGAGGAGATCCGGCTCCCCATCATCGAGGTCACGGAACTCTTCGCCCGCGGGATCGGTGACGCCACCGACATCGTCGAGAAAGAGATGTACACCTTCGAGGACCGCAACGGCCTGTCCATCACCCTCCGCCCCGAGGGGACCGCCTCCGTGGCCCGAGCCTACATCCAGCACCGCATGGACCGGGAGGCCCACCTTCACAAGCTCTACTACCTGGGCCCGATGTTCCGGTACGAGCGCCCGCAGAAAGGGCGCTACCGGCAGTTCTACCAGATCGGGGCGGAGGTCCTGGGCTCCCGGAGCCCGGCGGTGGAAGCCGAAACCCTGGACATGCTCGACCACATCCTTCAGGAATTGGGAATTCCCGACACCCGCATCTGGGTCAACTCCATCGGCTGCCCGGACTGCCGGCCCGGCTTCCTCGAGCGGCTGAAAGCGGAGGCGTCGAGGGTCGCCGGCAGCCTCTGCGAGGACTGTCGCCGCCGCATCGACACCAACCCGCTCCGCGTCCTCGACTGCAAGGTCCCCGCGTGCCAGGAGCCGGTCGACGGCCTCCCCCGCATCGGGGATTTCCTCTGCGAGGGCTGCCGGGAACACCACGTCCGGTTCAAGGCGCACCTCGACGCCCTGGGGCTGGGGTACACCGAGAACCCCCGGATGGTCCGCGGCCTCGACTACTATGTCCGCACCACCTTCGAGATCACCTGCGGGAGCCTGGGGGCGCAGAATTCCCTTCTCGGCGGGGGCCGCTACGACAACCTGGTGGAACAGCTCGACGGCCCTCCCACCCACGGCTTCGGCTTCGCCCTCGGCCTGGACCGCTTCGTCCTCTCCCTGCCGGAGGCGCTCAAGGGGGAACTCGCCCGCCGCCCCGCGGTCTACCTGGCGCCCCTGGGGGATTCGGCCTTCGAGCAGGCCCTGAAGCTGTCGGCGGGCTTGCGCCGTCAGGGCTTCACCGTCGCCCTGGACTTCGAACCGCGCAGCCTCAAGAGCCACATGCGCCTTTCCGACCGCCTGGGGGCCGCCTTTGCCGCCATCCTCGGGGAGAACGAACTCGCCCGGGGGGTCGTCGCCCTCAAGCGCATGTCGGACGGGACCCAGTCGGAAGTGGCGTGGGACGCCCTCGCGGACGCCCTTCGCGCCGCAGATCCCCATTCTCAGCTGTGA